The genomic interval CGACCCCCGGCAGCAAAGGGTGCGACAGTGACGACCACGAGTCATGGAGTGCGGGAGGTCCCCGTGACGTCCGCCGTGCTCGAAGTCGAGGACCTCAGCGTGGAGTTCGCCACCGAGGATGGTCTGGTACGGGCCGTACGCGGCGTCGGCTACCGGCTCGACCGGGGCGAATCGTTGGGCATCGTCGGCGAGTCCGGGTCCGGGAAGTCGGTCACCGCCCTCGCCGTGATGGGGTTGCTGCCGACCGGCGCCAAGGTGCGCGGATCGGTCCGCTTCGAGGGCACGGAGCTGCTCGGGCTGTCCGACGCGCGCCTGTCCGACCTGCGCGGCAGCGGCATCGCGATGATCTTCCAGGACCCGATGACCTCGCTCAACCCCGTCTACAACGTGGGCTATCAGATCGCCGAGACCCTGCTCCGCCACAACCCCGGGATGAAGCACAAGGACGCCCGCAAGCGCGCGGTCGAACTGCTCGGCACGGTCGGTATCCCCAGCCCCGAACGGCGCGTCGACAGCTACCCGCACGAGATGTCCGGCGGTATGCGCCAGCGCGTCGTCATCGCCATCGCGATGGCCAACGACCCGGACGTGATCATCGCCGACGAGCCGACCACCGCCCTCGACGTCACCGTGCAGGCCCAGATCCTCGAAGCCTTGGAGACCGCCCGCGCCGAGACCGGGGCGGCCCTCGTCCTCATCACCCACGACCTCGGTGTGGTGGCCGGCCACACCGACCGCGTCGCGGTCATGTACGCCGGCCGGATCGTGGAGACCGGCTCCGTCGAGGACATCTTCTACACCCCGCGCATGCCCTACACGTTGGGCCTGCTCGGCTCCCTGCCCCGCCTCGACCGCGAGGAGGCACGGCTCACCCCCATCACCGGCTCACCGCCGAGCCTGCTCAACCTGCCACCGGGCTGCGC from Streptomyces sp. NBC_01288 carries:
- a CDS encoding ABC transporter ATP-binding protein, which encodes MTSAVLEVEDLSVEFATEDGLVRAVRGVGYRLDRGESLGIVGESGSGKSVTALAVMGLLPTGAKVRGSVRFEGTELLGLSDARLSDLRGSGIAMIFQDPMTSLNPVYNVGYQIAETLLRHNPGMKHKDARKRAVELLGTVGIPSPERRVDSYPHEMSGGMRQRVVIAIAMANDPDVIIADEPTTALDVTVQAQILEALETARAETGAALVLITHDLGVVAGHTDRVAVMYAGRIVETGSVEDIFYTPRMPYTLGLLGSLPRLDREEARLTPITGSPPSLLNLPPGCAFSPRCPMSRDVCDTDEPALRRAGGDLHLSACHFADELVDTGAGQVFDAVGADSEALARFADAATATNPEEDAV